In one window of Cytophagaceae bacterium ABcell3 DNA:
- a CDS encoding PIN domain-containing protein, which yields MRHFLIDTNVLLDFLSDRKPFSDYAEVLFEYKLQEKIEIYVSAISFNNLYYIINKISGHKTAIMLLSELADLVNTIPLDNSIIRNSLKSNFSDYEDAIQYNSALRVKVIEGIITRNSKDFKKSDLPILSPEIARVC from the coding sequence ATGAGACATTTTTTAATTGACACTAACGTTCTGCTTGATTTTTTATCTGATAGAAAACCTTTTTCTGACTACGCAGAGGTACTTTTTGAGTATAAACTACAGGAAAAAATTGAAATCTATGTATCTGCTATATCTTTTAACAACCTCTACTATATCATAAATAAAATTAGTGGACATAAAACAGCAATTATGCTTTTATCAGAGTTAGCTGATTTGGTGAACACCATTCCTCTTGATAATTCTATAATTCGAAACTCTTTAAAGAGCAACTTTTCTGATTACGAGGATGCCATTCAATATAATTCTGCATTAAGAGTGAAAGTTATTGAGGGAATAATAACCAGGAACAGTAAGGATTTTAAGAAATCAGATTTGCCAATTTTAAGTCCAGAAATAGCTAGGGTCTGCTGA
- a CDS encoding DUF6364 family protein, whose product MNKKLTISVDDATIEKAKQFAKSKGQSLSELVENYLKLITRKPEKPQVSSKISKLKGTVKLSAETEYKNILKESISDKYLK is encoded by the coding sequence ATGAATAAGAAACTAACAATATCGGTTGATGATGCGACAATAGAGAAAGCAAAGCAATTTGCAAAATCTAAAGGTCAGAGTCTATCTGAATTAGTAGAGAACTATTTGAAATTGATTACAAGAAAACCGGAAAAACCACAGGTTTCCTCAAAAATATCAAAACTAAAAGGAACTGTTAAACTATCTGCAGAAACTGAATACAAAAATATTCTCAAAGAGTCAATCTCCGACAAATACTTAAAATGA
- a CDS encoding AraC family transcriptional regulator, which translates to MKKNILLLLLPLFIIAIAWAITYREPVSILEFSNLETAAFSDQDTDGGKSQVLATEDSVNFKSVRFNLQEGFISPYAGVSFFRPDNYWDLSGYDNIKLDLEIENIRNLELTISTYQNGVTKENEPLSFRHNILEIPISDNFQSYTLAIDRMAIAQWWLERFKLRSAELGHADLSKTRSFSFTGKIKLDQHKDQVIRINGITFSKDMKWFYLWSGGFLLFWFSGLLVYFKFLPKKQVANPSIHYKPTEGKVLKRSGELDAALEYLAAQYPDPALSLQGVSATLKIPEKIISAEIKKRFNLSFKEYLNTIRITEAKRLLHLEALHISEVAYRVGFSNPSHFNRVFKSLEACTPSEFRGRVVTEKAQ; encoded by the coding sequence ATGAAAAAAAACATCCTTTTGCTTCTTTTGCCTTTGTTTATAATAGCTATAGCTTGGGCAATTACTTACCGTGAGCCGGTTTCTATTCTGGAATTTTCTAATCTTGAAACGGCAGCATTTTCAGATCAGGATACCGATGGGGGAAAATCACAAGTATTAGCAACGGAAGACAGTGTTAACTTCAAGTCTGTTCGCTTCAATCTGCAAGAGGGGTTTATTTCTCCCTATGCAGGCGTTTCTTTTTTTAGACCTGACAATTATTGGGATCTTTCTGGGTATGACAATATAAAGCTAGATCTAGAGATAGAAAATATTAGAAACCTTGAATTGACCATATCTACCTACCAGAACGGGGTTACCAAAGAAAATGAGCCATTGAGCTTTAGACATAATATTCTTGAAATTCCTATTTCTGACAATTTTCAGTCTTATACCTTGGCTATCGACCGGATGGCTATAGCGCAGTGGTGGCTTGAGCGCTTTAAGCTCAGGAGTGCGGAACTCGGACATGCTGATTTGTCAAAAACTCGATCATTTTCTTTTACCGGAAAAATTAAGCTTGACCAGCACAAAGATCAGGTGATCCGAATTAATGGTATTACATTTTCCAAAGATATGAAATGGTTTTACCTTTGGTCTGGTGGCTTTTTGCTATTTTGGTTTTCTGGCTTACTGGTTTATTTTAAATTTCTTCCAAAAAAGCAGGTGGCTAATCCTTCTATTCATTATAAGCCCACAGAAGGTAAAGTGCTAAAGAGGTCAGGAGAGTTGGATGCTGCACTGGAATATCTAGCAGCTCAATATCCTGATCCAGCCCTAAGTCTTCAAGGCGTAAGTGCCACTTTGAAAATTCCTGAGAAAATAATATCTGCGGAAATTAAAAAGAGGTTCAATCTAAGCTTTAAAGAGTATTTGAATACAATAAGGATTACCGAGGCAAAGAGGCTACTTCACTTGGAGGCGCTTCATATTAGCGAGGTTGCCTATAGGGTAGGGTTCAGTAACCCCAGTCACTTTAACCGCGTTTTTAAGTCACTCGAAGCATGTACGCCTTCAGAGTTTAGGGGCAGGGTTGTGACAGAAAAAGCCCAATAA
- a CDS encoding family 16 glycosylhydrolase, with protein sequence MKRANTLSMGKILLSLLLVFPFLAVAQDDQDGQESSKDYKGGEVQSKQAYHYGRFEANFYASDVSGILSTLFLFENDGWRDEHIWQEIDIEVFGKAPRNTWQSNVIYQTNPAGPQITDEETHTIPDGGSVAEWHTYAIEWTPDYVEWFVNGQSFRKFTDADVLEVLGAKPMLLMLNCWSHEEAGWVGPLEEDRLPTYQFIDYVKVYEWIEGSTFSEEPIFEDNFDNGLSNWNLSEHTFEGNIADFVPKNVGNKDGSLILAFSTNDNDNVINDAVVPERLTTSTLATQEDFQVTFYPNPVNDQLVLSEECDWTVMSSIGQVIESGSSAQVNVSDLKTGIYLLKVRRGDAMITRKFVKE encoded by the coding sequence ATGAAAAGAGCAAATACATTATCTATGGGTAAAATTCTACTGTCCTTGTTATTGGTTTTTCCTTTTTTGGCTGTGGCTCAAGATGACCAAGATGGTCAAGAGTCTAGTAAAGATTATAAAGGGGGAGAGGTGCAGTCTAAACAAGCATATCATTACGGAAGGTTTGAAGCCAACTTTTATGCATCTGATGTAAGCGGTATACTTTCTACATTATTTCTTTTTGAAAATGATGGCTGGCGGGATGAGCATATTTGGCAGGAAATAGACATTGAAGTTTTTGGCAAAGCACCCCGCAATACATGGCAGAGTAATGTGATCTATCAAACCAACCCTGCCGGGCCACAAATTACAGATGAAGAAACTCATACTATCCCCGATGGTGGCTCTGTGGCCGAGTGGCACACTTATGCTATTGAGTGGACTCCTGATTATGTGGAGTGGTTTGTGAATGGACAATCATTTCGGAAGTTTACGGATGCAGATGTTCTTGAGGTTTTAGGGGCAAAGCCTATGCTTCTAATGCTCAATTGCTGGTCTCACGAGGAAGCCGGATGGGTAGGCCCTTTGGAAGAAGACCGGCTCCCTACTTACCAATTTATTGATTATGTAAAGGTTTATGAGTGGATTGAAGGTTCTACTTTTTCAGAAGAGCCTATTTTTGAAGACAATTTTGATAATGGCTTGTCCAATTGGAACCTTTCCGAGCATACTTTTGAAGGAAATATAGCTGATTTTGTACCTAAAAATGTAGGGAACAAAGATGGCTCTCTGATCCTGGCTTTCTCTACAAATGACAACGACAATGTGATAAATGACGCCGTAGTGCCAGAGCGGTTGACTACATCTACTCTTGCCACCCAAGAGGATTTTCAAGTTACATTTTACCCTAACCCAGTCAACGATCAGCTAGTACTTTCTGAAGAATGTGATTGGACTGTCATGTCGTCTATTGGGCAAGTAATTGAATCTGGAAGTTCAGCGCAGGTGAATGTGTCGGACTTAAAAACAGGTATTTACTTGCTTAAGGTGCGCAGAGGAGATGCTATGATAACAAGGAAATTTGTAAAAGAATAA
- a CDS encoding CUB domain-containing protein yields the protein MKLFVKVLLAVCCFSIKTVVYGQLSEGGKPISFKGNLKSRVEFIDMPAVDVEKLLKEDSINKDLGKPFRFGHEMKVDFSLNNSGKWEDLGEGGRVWRLGIRSTNAISINLIFKKYNLPANAQLFVYNQTKTEVLGAFTNRNNKESGVFSIAPIEGDAIVLEYYEPKNVKGQGQIELGKVVHAYKDILGFGKEKSFNFGGSGSCNMNVNCPDGSDWQEQRDAVAMIIIGGSTCSGSIINNTLEDGRPFLLSADHCLLGGDDTGEWIFVFNYESPNCSNIEGPRNHTVSGAQLRAKDTPSDFLLVELEETPPLEYNVFYAGWNNMDEPANNTVGIHHPSSDIKKISFDDDNPVSDAYYNFNNDTHWKVIWNRNTTTEPGSSGSPLFDQNKRIVGQLHGGDASCTNLTGYDLYGKFSYSWDAGSNATSRLKDWLDPNNSGVTTLDGGYINQAPCAGPIQGGEVETDQEVVCEGSPFTLFLTNATAGAGTTYEWEYSLDNIDWTSISSANSFRLTITQNESRYYRCKISCEEETAFSTSLFVPLSESDCEYIVPENGSIQITSCSGSIHDSGGPNGYYSNNNDGVATIYPDTEGQLIQLGFTQFSLEPVYDYLEIYNGTSTNAELIGTFTGTENPGNVYGTTSSGAITLRFVTDHSIIAPGFSANIECVTEVPDAELAIESVDLIPSTVAPGSTVIASLNIANTGGRTTHNDDLHFFFSTDDQWDENDTFIGTYTAGVIRPGATVPGDHVFTLPDQIDYNEYYILAYIGNLEETIERDNFHVTPITIGEQYVIPYTGSQVITTCSGPVSDHAHNNNYYPNSNGTLTIHPEDESSYLQLSFSRFQVEEDFDYLEIFDGATTSSPLIGEFSGHNLPHDIVASQAGGALTLRFYSDGSIEFRGFEAEISCIDEKPLPDVFIENVAVNFQSAFPDKYISVNATLTNNGSGVLLNSNISYYLSNDINYSPNDIHLGSSQNGAIPPNSSVTINEVLNIPQNTSQGNYYLILYENNNPYLDENDEARIAYIPIEITDEATAHYTMPESGQETITTCSQIITDHAGFQNNYDNNIDGTLVLYPEREGEMLTLSFIHFELEDLYDNLNVYDGTSTHAPLLGRLNGFSLPEDITATNPAGALTLRMVTDASVTESGFIAYVSCPEAETSDDLPDLTISTTTTPNNAIAGSSIDLSCTIQNIGSTASTPTNVHFLLSQKPDYNQDAINLGSSQVNSIEPEESLSITTQASIPENISGQFYILYYVNFEGEIEETNLSNNTYTEPINITLDDQYVVPHTGSQTITTCTGSVSDHARNSNYSPDANGTLTIHPEDQTSYLKLSFTRFQVEEDFDYLEIFDGATTSSPLLGKYSGHDLPHDIVATQEGGALTLRFYSDGSIEFRGFEAEISCLDEKPLPDVSIESAAVNFQSAFPDKYISVSATLTNNGSGTLYHSNISYYLSNDINYSQNDRYLGSYQSGTIPYNSSITINERLDIPQDISLGNYYIIIRENSNPYLGEDDEARFAYIPVLITDEATAHHTMPESGQESMTTCSQIITDHAGYQTNYADNIDGTLVLYPEREGEMLTLSFIHFEIEDWHDNLYVYDGTSTQAPLLGRLTGFSLPEDITATNPAGALTLRMVTDASVTESGFIAYVSCPGGSSYLPDLTISTPLNPSNAVAGSDINLSCIVQNIGTATSTPTSVHFFLSQHRNYSQEATPLGSAQVSSIEASSSEQVNTQASIPNNIEGQYYILYYIDYEGEVEESDISNNMFSVPIEITRTTSLREQQNSKVSVSPNPSNGIFHLSIEAPAQEVSINVYNSIGTEVFFQKTQINGDNAVYPIDLSFVPSGMYTVKLMLGQEVQVMKVIKK from the coding sequence ATGAAACTCTTTGTTAAAGTTTTGTTAGCAGTATGCTGCTTTTCTATCAAAACAGTAGTTTATGGCCAATTAAGTGAAGGTGGCAAGCCGATAAGCTTTAAAGGAAACTTAAAATCACGTGTCGAGTTTATTGACATGCCGGCCGTCGATGTAGAAAAACTGTTAAAAGAAGATTCTATCAATAAAGATTTAGGCAAACCATTTAGGTTTGGCCATGAAATGAAAGTTGACTTCAGCTTAAATAACTCTGGCAAATGGGAAGACTTAGGCGAAGGAGGAAGAGTCTGGCGACTTGGCATCCGCTCCACAAATGCCATTTCCATAAATTTAATCTTTAAAAAGTATAATTTACCTGCAAATGCACAACTATTTGTATATAATCAGACAAAAACTGAGGTTTTAGGTGCATTTACAAATAGAAACAATAAAGAAAGCGGGGTTTTCAGTATTGCACCTATAGAGGGCGATGCTATTGTTTTAGAATATTATGAGCCGAAAAATGTAAAGGGACAAGGTCAAATTGAATTAGGAAAAGTTGTACATGCCTATAAGGATATATTAGGGTTCGGTAAAGAGAAATCATTTAATTTTGGAGGATCAGGCAGTTGTAACATGAATGTCAATTGCCCTGATGGTTCTGATTGGCAAGAACAAAGAGACGCTGTAGCTATGATTATTATTGGTGGCTCTACGTGTTCAGGATCTATAATCAACAACACTTTAGAAGATGGAAGGCCTTTTCTGCTATCAGCAGACCATTGTTTGCTCGGAGGAGACGACACAGGCGAATGGATTTTTGTTTTTAACTATGAAAGCCCTAACTGTTCAAACATTGAAGGCCCAAGAAACCATACCGTATCAGGTGCTCAGCTTAGGGCTAAAGATACCCCTTCCGATTTTTTACTTGTAGAGTTAGAAGAAACGCCCCCTTTAGAATATAATGTATTTTATGCAGGGTGGAACAACATGGACGAACCTGCAAACAATACAGTTGGCATTCACCACCCATCCTCAGACATCAAAAAAATATCATTTGATGATGACAACCCCGTTTCAGACGCTTACTATAATTTTAATAACGACACACATTGGAAGGTAATTTGGAATAGGAACACCACTACCGAGCCAGGCTCGTCCGGCTCCCCTTTATTTGACCAAAACAAAAGAATTGTAGGCCAACTGCATGGAGGAGATGCTTCATGCACAAACCTAACAGGTTATGATTTATATGGCAAATTCTCTTATTCATGGGATGCAGGTTCAAATGCCACTAGCAGGCTTAAAGATTGGCTAGACCCGAACAATTCTGGAGTTACCACCCTTGATGGAGGTTACATCAACCAAGCCCCTTGTGCAGGACCTATTCAAGGAGGTGAGGTTGAAACAGATCAAGAAGTGGTCTGCGAAGGGTCACCCTTTACCCTGTTCTTAACGAATGCAACTGCAGGTGCTGGCACTACATATGAATGGGAATACTCTCTCGATAATATTGACTGGACAAGCATAAGTAGCGCTAATTCTTTTAGGCTCACTATAACTCAAAACGAAAGCCGCTACTACAGGTGCAAAATAAGCTGCGAAGAGGAAACTGCCTTCTCCACCTCCTTATTTGTTCCATTAAGTGAAAGCGACTGTGAATATATAGTACCGGAAAATGGTAGTATTCAAATAACTTCATGTTCAGGATCTATTCATGATTCTGGAGGCCCTAATGGCTATTATTCAAACAACAATGATGGCGTGGCAACAATCTATCCAGATACCGAAGGTCAACTGATTCAATTAGGTTTTACTCAATTTTCCCTCGAACCCGTTTATGACTATTTGGAGATCTACAATGGCACATCTACAAATGCAGAACTTATTGGCACTTTTACAGGAACCGAAAATCCTGGAAATGTTTACGGAACCACCTCTTCTGGTGCCATTACCTTAAGGTTTGTAACAGACCATTCTATTATCGCTCCAGGATTTTCTGCCAATATTGAGTGTGTTACCGAAGTACCCGATGCTGAACTAGCGATTGAATCTGTAGACCTGATTCCCTCAACAGTAGCCCCAGGAAGTACAGTAATAGCAAGTCTTAATATTGCCAACACAGGCGGTAGAACTACTCACAATGATGACCTACACTTCTTTTTCTCTACCGACGATCAATGGGACGAAAACGATACATTCATAGGAACTTACACAGCAGGCGTTATAAGGCCTGGCGCAACTGTGCCTGGAGATCACGTGTTCACGCTACCTGATCAAATTGATTATAATGAATACTACATATTAGCTTATATCGGAAATCTTGAAGAAACCATAGAAAGAGACAATTTCCATGTTACCCCTATCACAATAGGCGAGCAATATGTTATACCATATACTGGGTCACAAGTAATAACCACTTGTAGCGGCCCAGTTAGTGACCACGCACACAACAACAATTATTACCCAAACTCTAATGGAACACTCACTATACACCCAGAAGACGAGTCTTCCTACCTACAACTGTCCTTTTCCAGATTCCAAGTTGAAGAAGATTTTGACTATCTGGAAATCTTTGACGGCGCTACTACATCCTCTCCTCTGATTGGCGAATTTAGTGGCCACAACCTCCCTCATGACATTGTAGCTTCACAGGCAGGAGGAGCATTAACTTTACGCTTTTATTCAGATGGCAGTATAGAATTCCGTGGATTTGAAGCAGAAATCTCCTGCATAGACGAAAAGCCTTTACCTGATGTGTTTATAGAAAACGTTGCAGTTAATTTCCAGTCAGCATTTCCTGACAAATACATTTCAGTGAATGCGACTTTAACAAACAATGGAAGTGGTGTATTACTCAATAGCAACATAAGTTATTACTTGTCCAATGACATAAACTATAGTCCTAATGATATTCACCTTGGCTCCTCTCAAAATGGAGCAATTCCACCTAATAGCTCTGTTACGATAAACGAAGTATTAAATATTCCACAAAATACTAGCCAAGGAAATTACTATTTAATATTATATGAAAACAACAATCCTTATTTAGATGAAAATGACGAAGCAAGGATTGCATACATACCTATAGAAATAACAGATGAAGCCACAGCGCATTACACAATGCCTGAATCTGGCCAAGAAACCATTACTACCTGCTCACAAATAATAACAGACCATGCAGGGTTTCAGAACAATTATGATAATAATATAGATGGCACACTTGTACTTTATCCAGAACGTGAAGGCGAAATGCTAACCTTAAGTTTTATACATTTTGAACTTGAAGACTTGTATGACAACCTTAATGTGTACGATGGAACGTCAACACATGCTCCATTATTAGGTCGACTTAACGGCTTTTCCTTGCCGGAAGATATAACCGCAACAAACCCGGCAGGCGCCTTAACGCTCAGGATGGTCACCGATGCAAGTGTTACAGAAAGCGGGTTTATAGCTTATGTTTCCTGCCCTGAAGCAGAAACAAGCGATGATTTACCAGACTTGACCATTTCTACAACTACTACCCCAAACAATGCAATAGCAGGTTCTTCTATTGACTTATCCTGTACTATACAGAATATTGGCTCCACGGCATCTACTCCTACTAATGTCCATTTCTTATTGTCTCAAAAGCCTGATTATAACCAAGATGCAATCAACCTAGGGAGCTCTCAGGTTAATTCGATAGAGCCAGAAGAGAGTTTGTCAATAACTACACAAGCAAGTATCCCTGAGAATATTTCTGGGCAATTCTACATTTTGTACTATGTAAATTTCGAAGGAGAGATAGAAGAAACAAATCTCAGTAACAACACCTATACTGAACCAATCAATATTACGCTAGACGATCAATATGTTGTTCCACATACCGGGTCACAAACAATAACGACATGTACAGGCTCAGTCAGTGACCATGCACGAAACAGCAACTACTCTCCTGATGCCAACGGTACGCTAACTATACACCCAGAAGATCAAACTTCTTACTTAAAGCTTTCCTTTACCCGTTTCCAAGTTGAAGAAGACTTTGACTATCTGGAAATCTTTGACGGCGCTACTACATCCTCCCCTCTACTTGGGAAATATAGTGGCCATGATCTCCCTCATGATATTGTAGCTACACAGGAAGGTGGGGCATTAACTTTACGCTTTTATTCAGATGGCAGTATAGAGTTCCGTGGGTTTGAAGCAGAAATCTCCTGCCTAGACGAGAAACCTTTACCTGATGTGTCTATAGAAAGCGCAGCGGTTAATTTCCAGTCAGCATTTCCTGACAAATATATTTCAGTATCTGCGACTTTAACAAACAATGGAAGCGGCACATTATACCATAGCAACATTAGCTATTACTTGTCCAATGACATAAACTATAGTCAAAATGATAGATACCTTGGCTCCTATCAAAGCGGTACAATCCCATATAATAGTTCTATTACAATTAATGAGCGATTAGACATACCGCAAGATATTAGTCTCGGCAATTACTATATTATTATACGTGAAAACAGCAACCCTTACTTAGGAGAAGATGATGAAGCTAGGTTTGCATACATACCTGTATTAATAACAGACGAAGCCACAGCACATCACACAATGCCTGAATCTGGTCAGGAAAGTATGACCACCTGCTCGCAAATAATAACAGACCATGCAGGGTATCAAACTAATTATGCTGATAATATAGATGGAACACTTGTGCTATATCCTGAACGTGAAGGCGAGATGCTAACCTTAAGTTTCATACATTTTGAAATTGAAGACTGGCATGACAACCTTTATGTTTACGATGGCACATCCACACAAGCGCCATTACTAGGCCGACTTACCGGCTTCTCCTTACCGGAAGATATAACAGCAACAAACCCGGCGGGCGCCTTAACGCTCAGGATGGTCACCGATGCAAGTGTTACAGAAAGTGGATTTATAGCTTATGTCTCTTGCCCTGGCGGATCAAGCTACTTGCCAGACTTGACCATTTCTACTCCTTTAAACCCCAGCAATGCAGTAGCTGGATCTGATATAAACTTATCCTGTATTGTACAAAATATTGGCACTGCAACATCTACTCCGACTAGTGTCCATTTCTTCTTGTCTCAACACCGTAACTATAGCCAAGAAGCCACCCCGCTAGGCAGTGCCCAAGTTAGTTCAATAGAAGCTTCAAGCAGTGAACAGGTTAACACCCAAGCCAGTATTCCTAACAATATTGAAGGGCAGTACTATATCTTATATTATATTGATTATGAAGGGGAGGTAGAAGAATCGGATATAAGCAATAATATGTTCTCTGTACCAATTGAAATTACTAGAACAACATCTTTAAGGGAGCAACAGAACAGCAAGGTAAGCGTCAGCCCGAACCCGTCAAATGGTATTTTCCACTTGTCTATAGAAGCCCCTGCACAAGAGGTGAGCATTAATGTTTACAACTCCATTGGAACAGAGGTGTTTTTCCAAAAAACCCAAATTAATGGAGATAATGCAGTATACCCGATAGATTTATCGTTTGTTCCATCAGGTATGTACACGGTAAAACTAATGTTGGGTCAAGAAGTACAGGTAATGAAGGTAATTAAAAAATAG
- a CDS encoding methyltransferase domain-containing protein, translating to MKHLISFIIRKVPRKYLQKVSHFVLGIVAFFYRGNKVEDPVSGKTYRKFLPYGRIPRENALCPGSLTLERHRLMWLYLKEKTNFFTANLKVLHMAPEYCFIKRFEALKNLDYITADIESPLAKVKMDVHDIPFPDNTFDVCFCNHVMEHVTDDLKAMSEIYRVLKPGGWAIIQSPIDYNLEKTFSDPNADTPAKREKVYGQSDHVRQYGTDYGQILQKAGFTVKEDKFVMEMPEEKVKRYALPAEEIIYFCSKN from the coding sequence ATGAAGCACCTGATAAGTTTTATAATACGAAAAGTACCACGGAAATACCTACAGAAAGTCAGCCACTTTGTACTAGGCATAGTAGCTTTTTTTTACCGTGGCAACAAAGTTGAAGACCCTGTATCAGGCAAAACCTACCGAAAGTTTCTTCCCTATGGACGCATTCCGCGAGAAAATGCCCTTTGTCCAGGCTCTTTGACCCTTGAGCGGCATCGTCTGATGTGGTTATATTTAAAAGAGAAAACAAACTTTTTCACCGCAAATTTAAAGGTACTGCACATGGCCCCAGAGTATTGCTTTATCAAAAGGTTTGAAGCTTTAAAAAACTTGGACTATATAACAGCAGACATTGAATCCCCTTTGGCAAAAGTCAAGATGGATGTCCATGACATTCCTTTTCCAGACAACACATTTGATGTATGCTTCTGCAATCATGTAATGGAGCATGTAACAGATGACTTGAAAGCCATGTCAGAAATATACAGGGTATTAAAACCTGGAGGCTGGGCCATCATACAATCACCTATTGATTATAATTTAGAAAAAACTTTTTCAGACCCTAACGCCGACACCCCTGCAAAAAGGGAAAAAGTCTATGGGCAAAGCGACCATGTAAGACAATACGGCACTGATTATGGTCAGATTTTACAAAAAGCTGGTTTTACGGTTAAAGAAGATAAGTTTGTAATGGAAATGCCAGAAGAGAAAGTAAAACGATATGCCCTTCCGGCTGAGGAAATTATATACTTCTGCTCTAAAAATTGA